One Lepus europaeus isolate LE1 chromosome 7, mLepTim1.pri, whole genome shotgun sequence DNA segment encodes these proteins:
- the LOC133763647 gene encoding olfactory receptor 8I2 has translation MYLTGKNLTELTAFILSGFADHPELQVSLFLTFLFIYLFTILGNLGLILLIRADSQLHTPMYFFLSNLAFIDICYSSTVTPEALVNLQSNQKSISFVGCFVQMYFFVGLVCSECFLLGSMAYDRYVAICNPLLYSVVMSPKVCNWLGVLPYIVGFTNSLISICVISHLAFCDSSINHFFCDTTALLALSCVEEFDTEMVIFVLAGFTLLSSLLIITITYIAIIIAILKIQSAAGRQKAFSTCASHLMGVTIFYGSLIFTYLQPDNTSSLNQAQVASVFYTIVIPMLNPLIYSLRNKDVKNALLRVFKRKCIQQVKGHIDSLL, from the exons ATGTATCTGACTGGGAAAAATCTCACCGAGTTGACTGCCTTCATCCTCTCTGGATTTGCAGATCACCCTGAATTACAAGTCAGTCTTTTCCTGACATTTCTCTTCATCTATCTGTTCACTATATTGGGGAACCTGGGACTAATTCTGTTAATCAGAGCTGACTCTCAGCTTCACACACCTATGTACTTTTTCCTTAGCAATTTAGCATTCATTGACATATGTTATTCCTCGACTGTAACACCCGAGGCACTAGTCAACCTCCAATCCAACCAAAAATCCATCTCCTTTGTAGGCTGCTTTGTTCAGATGTACTTCTTTGTCGGTCTGGTGTGCAGTGAATGTTTTCTTCTGGGATCAATGGCCTATGATCGCTATGTAGCAATCTGTAATCCCTTATTATATTCTGTAGTTATGTCTCCCAAAGTGTGCAACTGGCTGGGCGTACTGCCCTATATAGTAGGTTTCACGAATTCACTAATTTCCATCTGTGTGATCAGCCACTTGGCattctgtgactccagcatcaatcattttttctgtgacaCTACAGCTCTTTTGGCTCTGTCCTGTGTAGAGGAATTCGACACAGAAATGGTGATCTTTGTTTTAGCCGGGTTCACCCTTCTTAGTTCTCTCTTGATCATCACAATTACATACATTGCCATCATCATAGCCATCCTGAAGATCCAGTCTGCGGCAGGCAGGCAGAAAGccttctccacctgtgcctcccacctcATGGGTGTGACTATCTTCTATGGGTCCTTGATCTTCACATATCTGCAGCCGGATAACACATCATCCCTGAATCAGGCACAAGTGGCATCAGTATTCTACACCATTGTCATTCCAATGCTAAATCCACTGatctacagcctgaggaacaaAGATGTGAAAAATGCTCTTTTGAGAgtcttcaaaagaaaat gCATTCAGCAAGTCAAAGGACACATTGacagtttattataa